DNA from Variovorax sp. V213:
GCTTCGCGATCTTGTTGTTGCCCTGAAGGAATCTCATGCCCGATCGTTTGCATGCGCTGCGCCTGCGCCACCAGCCCCTGTGTCTTGCCGTCCTCGCCGTTCTGGGCTCTGCCGCCCACGCGCAGGGTACCGGCACGCTCAAGGAAATCACCGTCACCTCCGAGCAGGAGACAGGCTACGCGCCATCGGTGAGCAGCACGGCCACCAAAGGCAGTGCGCCGCTGCGGGACATTCCGCAGGCGGTCAACGTGCTGCCGGCGCAGCTGCTGCGCGACCAGGGCGCCACGTCGATGCAGGACGCGCTGCGCAATGCGCCCGGCGTTTCATTCAATGCCGGGGACGGCCAGCGCGACCAGGTGGTCATTCGCGGGTTCACGGCCATCGCCGACTGGTTCGTGGACGGCGTGCGCGACGATGCGCTGTACTTTCGCGACCTGTCGGACACCGAGCGCATCGAAGTGCTCAAGGGCCCTGCCGCTGTGCTCTATGGCCGCGGATCGTCGGGCGGACTGGTCAACCGCGTGACCAAGAAGCCGATTTTCGAGCGTCCTTTCGGTGAGGTTTCGCTCGGCCTGGGCAGCCACGATTTCAAGCGGCTCACGGCCGACCTCAACCAGCCCATCGGCGAGAACATGGCCTTCCGCCTCAATGTGGCGCGCGAAAAATCGGGTAGCTACCGCGATCAGCAGTTCATCGACCGCTACAACATCGCGCCCTCGCTGGCGATGAAGTTCAGCCCGCAGACCGACTTGCTGCTGCAGTACACCAACACCTACGACCAGCGGCTGACGGACTTCGGCGTTCCCGCGCTCAACGGCCGCCCCGTCAACGTGCCCATCGGCACCTACTTCGGCTCTGCCTTCGCCAAGCGCGACGACACCACCACCACGCGCGTGCAGTCTTTCACGGCCACGCTGAACCACCGGTTCAGCGATACGCTGAGCCTGCGCAACACCACCCGCTACTACAGCTACAAGCTCGACCGCTTCAACACCTTGCCCAGCGGCACCACCGACCCGGTGCGGCTGACCGTGGGCCGCACGCGCGGCTTCGTCGACCGCGACGAAAGCGGCTGGTTCAACCAGACCGACCTGACGTGGCGCAACGAGCTCGGCGGCTTCAAGCAGGAATGGCTGGTCGGTGCGGAGTTCGGCAAGCAGGACAAGCGCCTGTATTCGGTGTCTTCCCCCACCGGCTACGAACGCGTGAGCATCCTCAACCCCGTGTCCGCGCCGCCGCCCATCCCGCTGGCGAGCTACCTGGCCAGCAGCGCGATTCCAAGCAACTCCACCTTTGAAACGTCGGCCCTCTACGCCCAGAACCAGATCACGCTGGCGCCGCAGTGGAAGGCACTGATCGGCGGACGCTACGATGTCTTCGGCCAGGAGACCTCGTTCGAGCGCACGCTGGCCCCGATGTCGCGAACCGATCGCAAGTTCAGCCCGCGTGCGGGCGTGGTCTGGCAGCCGACCGAAGCGCAGTCTTACTACCTGTCGTACAGCCGCTCGTTCCAGCCGTCGGCCGAAACCTTTGCGCTGTCTGCCAACAACGCGGCCAACGACCCGGAGATCACGGTGAACAAGGAGATCGGCGCCAAGCTCGACTTCCTGGACGGCGCGCTCAACCTCACGGCGGCGCTCTTCAACCTGGAGCGCTCGGGTATCAAGAACACCGACCCCGCCAACCCGACACGGCAGATCAACGTGGGCACGCAGCGCACCAACGGCATGGAACTGGCGCTGGCCGGCAAGCTGCCGGGCCGCTGGGACATCAGCGCGGGCTACGCCTACCTCGACGGTCGCATGGTCAAGTCGCTGGCCACCGTGAGTTCGCTGCAGCTGCCCATCGGTGCGGCCATGCCGGTGCAGGGCAAGGTGGCACCGCTCACGCCGCGGCATTCGGCCTTCGTCTGGCTGATGAAAGACCTGGGGCATGGCCTGAGCGCGGGCGGTGGCGTCAACTACGTGGCGGCACGCTATGCCTCGCTCAGCAACCTGGTGACGCTGCCTTCGTATGTCACCGCCGATCTGGCGGCGAGCTACAAGACCGCGAAGTACGAACTCTCCGTGAACCTGAAGAACATCACCGGCAGGAAGTACTACGTGTCGGCACACGGCAGCGTCGACAACCTGATCATGCCGGGTCCGGGGCGCGAGCTGCAGGTGGCCTTGACCGCGAAGTTCTGATCGGGCGCAAGGCCAAGAGAACGGCAAAGGCTCAGGCGCCAACTGAGCCTGCCTGCGCGAATTCCAGTTTCTTTTTGCAAGCGCTTGCTGCCACGATGCCCCCACACAACTGAATGGTGGAGAACATCGATGGCATCCGAACTGAACCAGATCACGAGCTGGTCGCTGCGCTGGCGCATCTTTCTTTCGGGCGCGCTATGCCTCGTGGCAGCGCTTTCCGCGGCGCAGCCGCCCGGTGCGAATATCGTGCTGCATGCCGACCAGCGCTTCCAGCTGGCACTGGAAGCGCAGGCGGCGCGCGACTACCGCACCATGCTCGAGGAACTCAGGCAGGCGGCTGCCGAGGACAGCGCCGAGGCGCAGGAGATGCTGGGCATGGTGCTGCTGGCCGGCTCCACGCTGTACGGCACTGAAGTGAAGGCCGATCGCTGCGAAGCCCGCAGGTGGATGCTGCGGGCCGCGTCGCAGGGCAGCGACACGGCCAGGGTCCAGCTCACTTTCCTGAACAGGCTGCGCCAGTCTCCTTCTGGAAGAAACGCCTGCGAGTGAGCCGGCATTCCGGGGCTGGTGACGTGCGGTTACCAGAGTGTGCGCGAGGATGCTGTCTCCGCGAATGCGGGGCTAGACTCGTGGTTCACGAAATCCTCGGCATGAGGCCGACTCATCATGAAACTCTGGTCGATTTCCATGGCGCTTGCTTTTGCCGGCGCCGCCCACGGCGCTGAAAACTGCGAAGCCCTGCGCACCCAGATCGAATCGAAGATCGCCGCGTCGGGCGTGACGCGCTTCAGCGTCACCACCATCGATGCCAATGCACAGGCCAATGGCCAAGTGGTGGGCAGTTGCGATCTCGGCAGCAAGAAGATCGTCTATCAGCGCGAAGGCGCTACCGCAGCGGACGGCGCCCCGGTGCGCCCTGCCGCGCCCGCCCCGTCGAACGAACGCATCCTGACGGAATGCAAGGACGGCACGGTGACCGTCGGCGGCAGCTGCAAGCAGTAAGCCGTTGCCCTGCCATCGCACTTTTTTCCGGAGCTCACCTTGTCCCGCAAAGTCTCTCGCATTGCACTCTCGGTTTCGGCCGCCGCCATCGGAAGCATCGCGGCGTACTGGACCATCCTGGCTGCACGCCAGGGGCACATCCTGTTCAACGTCGGAAAGCATCCGGTCGTTCATCTGTCCGACCACTTCTCCACCTACTCGCACACGGTGCCCGGCGGCATGGTCCGCGGCTACGTCTATCACCCTCAGGGCGAAGACTCGCTGCAAGACCTGTTCATCTATTTTGCGGGCCGCGGCGAGGACGTGCGCGCCACTGCGCAGGCGCTGCACTGGCTGCCCGACGGCTTCGGGTTTGCGGCCGTGAACTATCGGGGCGTGGCTGATTCGCAGGGCCATCCTTCCGAGATCGCGTCGGTGGCGGACGCGATCCAGTTTGCGAGCCACTTGCGCAAGGCGTTTCCCAAGGCGCGCCTGCACGTGGTCGGGCGCAGCCTGGGAACGGGCGTGGCCATCCAGCTGGTGGCGCAGCAGCATTTCTCCAGCCTGCAAC
Protein-coding regions in this window:
- a CDS encoding TonB-dependent receptor, whose product is MPDRLHALRLRHQPLCLAVLAVLGSAAHAQGTGTLKEITVTSEQETGYAPSVSSTATKGSAPLRDIPQAVNVLPAQLLRDQGATSMQDALRNAPGVSFNAGDGQRDQVVIRGFTAIADWFVDGVRDDALYFRDLSDTERIEVLKGPAAVLYGRGSSGGLVNRVTKKPIFERPFGEVSLGLGSHDFKRLTADLNQPIGENMAFRLNVAREKSGSYRDQQFIDRYNIAPSLAMKFSPQTDLLLQYTNTYDQRLTDFGVPALNGRPVNVPIGTYFGSAFAKRDDTTTTRVQSFTATLNHRFSDTLSLRNTTRYYSYKLDRFNTLPSGTTDPVRLTVGRTRGFVDRDESGWFNQTDLTWRNELGGFKQEWLVGAEFGKQDKRLYSVSSPTGYERVSILNPVSAPPPIPLASYLASSAIPSNSTFETSALYAQNQITLAPQWKALIGGRYDVFGQETSFERTLAPMSRTDRKFSPRAGVVWQPTEAQSYYLSYSRSFQPSAETFALSANNAANDPEITVNKEIGAKLDFLDGALNLTAALFNLERSGIKNTDPANPTRQINVGTQRTNGMELALAGKLPGRWDISAGYAYLDGRMVKSLATVSSLQLPIGAAMPVQGKVAPLTPRHSAFVWLMKDLGHGLSAGGGVNYVAARYASLSNLVTLPSYVTADLAASYKTAKYELSVNLKNITGRKYYVSAHGSVDNLIMPGPGRELQVALTAKF
- a CDS encoding sel1 repeat family protein, producing the protein MASELNQITSWSLRWRIFLSGALCLVAALSAAQPPGANIVLHADQRFQLALEAQAARDYRTMLEELRQAAAEDSAEAQEMLGMVLLAGSTLYGTEVKADRCEARRWMLRAASQGSDTARVQLTFLNRLRQSPSGRNACE
- a CDS encoding DUF1161 domain-containing protein — translated: MKLWSISMALAFAGAAHGAENCEALRTQIESKIAASGVTRFSVTTIDANAQANGQVVGSCDLGSKKIVYQREGATAADGAPVRPAAPAPSNERILTECKDGTVTVGGSCKQ
- a CDS encoding alpha/beta hydrolase, whose amino-acid sequence is MSRKVSRIALSVSAAAIGSIAAYWTILAARQGHILFNVGKHPVVHLSDHFSTYSHTVPGGMVRGYVYHPQGEDSLQDLFIYFAGRGEDVRATAQALHWLPDGFGFAAVNYRGVADSQGHPSEIASVADAIQFASHLRKAFPKARLHVVGRSLGTGVAIQLVAQQHFSSLQLVTPYDSMLEVAKRRFPLVPLSLLLRHRFDSLMHCKEVAAKTQVLLAEHDTVVLPERSQKLIAAWPTPISVQTVPGSNHHSIMGLESTWLHLVDFALTAILPEPEPEPVEPVAA